The DNA segment TTCACGGTCAGGCGGGGCGAGACCTTCGGGTTCCTGGGCGCGAACGGCGCAGGCAAGACGACCACGATCCGCGTGCTCTGCGGGCTGCTTCCCCCCTCGGAGGGGAAGGTCCTCGTGGCCGGCGTGGACTTCGCCGGCAACGGAGAGGCGGTCAAGGCCCGGGTCGGGTACATGTCCCAGCGGTTCACGCTTTATAACGACATGACCGTGGCGGAGAACCTCGACTTCATCGC comes from the Nitrospiria bacterium genome and includes:
- a CDS encoding ATP-binding cassette domain-containing protein, producing MNSSSDNRTAGDLAVDVRDLSVRYNDFYAVNRISFTVRRGETFGFLGANGAGKTTTIRVLCGLLPPSEGKVLVAGVDFAGNGEAVKARVGYMSQRFTLYNDMTVAENLDFIA